Within Flavobacterium pisciphilum, the genomic segment TAATTATGATATTGTACAGCAAACATCGTTGGCAAGTACAGAATATGGCGATGGAGTAAATGAATTTATAAAATCGGGATTAACACAGATCCCATCGGATATTGTAAAACCGTATAGAGTAAAAGAATCACCTGTACAGTTTGAATGCAAAGTAACTCAGATTATTCCATTAGGAACAGAAGGGGGAGCTGGAAATCTTATTCTTTGTGAAGTAGTAAAAATTCATATTCACGAGGAGATATTAGATGAAAATGGAGCAATAGATCAATATAAAATTGACTTGGTTTCTCGCTTAGGAAGTAACTGGTATTCAAGATCGAATCAAGGGCTTTTTGAAGTCGAAAAACCGCTTACAACACTAGGAGTAGGAGTGGATGCAGTGCCAGATTTTGTAAAGGTAAGTCCTGTCTTTGATGGGAACGATTTAGGTAAATTGGGCAATATTGAATCCTTGCCTACAACAGAAGAAGTTAGTATATTTGTGAAAGAAAACTTTTCTGTGAAGGGAGTATTGAGCTCAGATGATGAGGTAAAAGTGCATCAGGAGGCCAAAAAGTACCTTGATGAAAATGATGTAATATCAGCTTGGAAAGTGCTTTTGGCTAAAAAAATAAAAAAATAAATAACAATTAAATAAAAACGGAGATGGAAGTTACAGGAAAAGTAAAAGTTGTTAATCCAGAACAACAAGTTAGTGCATCATTTAAGAAAAGAGAACTTGTAGTTACTACAGAAGAGCAATATCCTCAACATATCATGATCGAATTTACTCAAGATAAATGCGATTTGTTGAGTAATTATAAGACAGGAGATCCAGTAAAAGTTTCAATTAACTTAAGAGGAAGAGAGTGGGTTAATCCACAAGGAGAAACGAGATACTTTAATAGTATTCAAGGATGGAGAATTGAAAGATTAGATACTGCTGCTCCAGCTCAAACACCTCCAATGCCTGCTGCAGAAGCTTTTGCACCAGCAACAAATTTAAATGAAGACGAACCAGACGATTTACCATTTTAATCAATAGGTTTTGATTTTATAATAAACAAACCCGACAATTTTTTAAATTTGTCGGGTTTTATATTTTACTTTAAATGTATCATTTATCTGAAGTTTTATTTTTTCCGCCAGTTTCAGAAGCTAACTATGAAGGAGTTTTGGCAATTGGAGGAGATTTATCTACCAAGCGATTGCAATTGGCTTATCGTAGTGGAATTTTCCCTTGGTTTAATGAAGGTGAACCCATAATATGGTGGTCACCTGATCCTAGAATGGTTTTGTTTTTGGATGAATTAATTGTGTCCAAGAGCATGCGCAATATTCTTAATAGAAATAATTTTAAGGTTACTTTCAATCAGAGTTTTAGAGATGTAATTTCAAATTGCCAGAAGATAAAACGGGATGGTCAAAACGGAACATGGATTTCTAATAATATGATCGATGCCTATTGTAAGCTTCATGAGATGGGTTTTGCTAAATCAATTGAGGTATGGCAAAATGATGAATTGGTAGGTGGTTTATATGGAGTAGATTTAGGACATGTTTTTTGTGGAGAAAGTATGTTCTCTAAAGTGTCGAATGCTTCAAAAATTGCTTTTATAGCTTTGGTTGAATATTTAAAAAGAGGTAATTATAAACTTTTGGATTGTCAGGTTTATAATGAACATTTAGAAAGCTTAGGCTGTCGTGAAATTGATCGAAAAGAATTTATATCGATTTTAAAAAAGGAGTAAAATGAATCATATTGTAAAAGAAATTTATATCTATCCGATAAAAAGCTTAGCAGGAATAAACTGTAAACAAGTTTTAGCCGAAGAAATGGGATTTGAAAATGATCGCCGCTGGATGTTAATTGATGCCAAAAAGCTTCATGTAACACAGCGTGAGTATCCTATTATGAGCCAGTTTTATCCACAGATTTTGGATGGAAAAATTCAGATTACTTTTCAAAATCATAAACATGAATTTTTTATAAACGAACAATTAGATATTCCAATAGAAACCAAAGTTTGGGATGATAAAAGTGAAGTAGTTGAGGTAAATAAATCAACTTCAGAATGGTTCAGCAAACATTTAGGTTTTGAATGTAAATTAGTCAAAATCATGAAAAATGGTGACAGGAAACATGAAAATTCAAGACTAAATGAAACTTTCAATGTAAGCCTTGCTGATGGTTATCCTTATTTGATGATAGGTACAGAAAGTCTTGATTTTTTGAATGAAAAACTAGACGATAAAATTTCCATTTTA encodes:
- a CDS encoding flavin reductase family protein, yielding MISIDPKEIPTAKLQGYLQSAVGPRPIAFASTIDKDGNPNLSPFSFFNVFSANPPILVFSPSRRVRDNSIKHTLINAEATREVVINVVNYDIVQQTSLASTEYGDGVNEFIKSGLTQIPSDIVKPYRVKESPVQFECKVTQIIPLGTEGGAGNLILCEVVKIHIHEEILDENGAIDQYKIDLVSRLGSNWYSRSNQGLFEVEKPLTTLGVGVDAVPDFVKVSPVFDGNDLGKLGNIESLPTTEEVSIFVKENFSVKGVLSSDDEVKVHQEAKKYLDENDVISAWKVLLAKKIKK
- a CDS encoding DUF3127 domain-containing protein; the protein is MEVTGKVKVVNPEQQVSASFKKRELVVTTEEQYPQHIMIEFTQDKCDLLSNYKTGDPVKVSINLRGREWVNPQGETRYFNSIQGWRIERLDTAAPAQTPPMPAAEAFAPATNLNEDEPDDLPF
- the aat gene encoding leucyl/phenylalanyl-tRNA--protein transferase; this encodes MYHLSEVLFFPPVSEANYEGVLAIGGDLSTKRLQLAYRSGIFPWFNEGEPIIWWSPDPRMVLFLDELIVSKSMRNILNRNNFKVTFNQSFRDVISNCQKIKRDGQNGTWISNNMIDAYCKLHEMGFAKSIEVWQNDELVGGLYGVDLGHVFCGESMFSKVSNASKIAFIALVEYLKRGNYKLLDCQVYNEHLESLGCREIDRKEFISILKKE
- a CDS encoding MOSC domain-containing protein, with the translated sequence MNHIVKEIYIYPIKSLAGINCKQVLAEEMGFENDRRWMLIDAKKLHVTQREYPIMSQFYPQILDGKIQITFQNHKHEFFINEQLDIPIETKVWDDKSEVVEVNKSTSEWFSKHLGFECKLVKIMKNGDRKHENSRLNETFNVSLADGYPYLMIGTESLDFLNEKLDDKISILRFRPNIVVSTQNAHEEDDFDTFAIGEVNFKNIKPCGRCIMVNNDPQKGIIKKEPLKTLSKYRNFNNSVLFGTNIVALNNGIICVGDEIVF